Proteins from a genomic interval of bacterium:
- a CDS encoding MFS transporter: MKTLPVATKFAYGLGQIAEGIKSRGFDYIVFFYFTQVLGLSGALAGAAVAIALVFDAVTDPVAGHVSDNWKSRLGRRHPFMYAAAVPLGLCWYLLFFPPEGLGQAGLFAWFLVFAVLVRGSMTIYHVPHMALGAELSDDYAERTSVVQWRTFSGMLGALCVIGFGIWLFFPETPEFANGLLNPEGYPAFATFSAAIMFFTIWYSAWGTRKEIPHLPGPPAESHPFSLRATYQEFLLAWRNPSFRSLFVGFSLFAISISIGNTLGTHLNVFFWGFGTGQISTLIAPTAVGFVIGVAASGVLHQRFDKKPALIAACIVSGVLSHVAVLGRMAGAMPPTGSALLFQTVFVLLFAIGAAAGVGYTSAGSMMADVAQDQFNRTGRNQQGILFAAVAFSGKLGSAGGHFLAGAGIDLIAFPLQADPASIAPALIQRLGLLSLVAAPVAAAGIWAYTSYRIDRVSYEASMRAVQDR, translated from the coding sequence TTGAAAACCCTCCCGGTCGCCACCAAATTCGCCTACGGCCTCGGACAAATCGCGGAAGGCATCAAGTCGCGAGGCTTCGACTACATCGTCTTCTTCTATTTCACCCAGGTGCTCGGCCTCTCCGGCGCTCTGGCGGGAGCAGCCGTCGCCATCGCCCTGGTCTTCGATGCCGTAACGGACCCGGTCGCGGGTCATGTCTCCGACAACTGGAAATCCCGCCTCGGACGGCGACACCCCTTCATGTATGCGGCGGCCGTGCCCCTTGGTTTGTGCTGGTACCTGCTGTTCTTCCCGCCCGAAGGCCTGGGGCAAGCCGGCTTGTTCGCGTGGTTCCTCGTGTTCGCGGTCCTCGTTCGCGGTTCGATGACGATCTATCACGTACCGCATATGGCGCTCGGTGCGGAGTTGAGCGACGACTACGCGGAACGCACATCCGTCGTCCAGTGGCGAACCTTCTCGGGAATGCTCGGGGCACTCTGCGTCATCGGCTTCGGGATCTGGCTCTTCTTCCCCGAGACCCCCGAGTTCGCCAACGGCCTGCTCAACCCCGAGGGCTACCCCGCATTCGCCACCTTCAGTGCCGCCATCATGTTCTTCACGATCTGGTACTCCGCCTGGGGCACGCGGAAAGAGATCCCGCATCTTCCGGGTCCGCCCGCCGAGAGCCATCCCTTCTCGCTTCGCGCCACCTACCAGGAGTTCCTGCTCGCCTGGCGGAACCCCTCCTTTCGTTCGCTCTTCGTCGGCTTCTCTCTCTTTGCTATTTCGATCTCGATCGGCAACACCCTGGGAACACACCTGAACGTGTTCTTCTGGGGCTTCGGAACGGGCCAGATCTCGACGTTGATCGCACCGACCGCCGTTGGCTTCGTGATCGGTGTCGCGGCGTCGGGCGTCCTGCACCAGCGCTTCGACAAGAAGCCGGCGTTGATCGCCGCCTGCATCGTCTCCGGCGTGCTCAGCCATGTCGCCGTCCTCGGCCGGATGGCCGGAGCCATGCCGCCCACGGGTTCCGCGTTGCTCTTCCAGACGGTCTTCGTACTGCTCTTCGCCATCGGCGCGGCCGCCGGTGTCGGCTACACCTCGGCGGGGTCGATGATGGCCGACGTGGCCCAGGACCAGTTCAACCGTACCGGCAGGAACCAGCAGGGGATCCTGTTCGCAGCGGTCGCGTTCTCGGGAAAGCTGGGCTCGGCGGGCGGACACTTCCTGGCGGGTGCCGGGATCGACCTGATCGCATTCCCGCTACAGGCAGATCCGGCCAGTATCGCGCCCGCTCTGATCCAGCGCCTCGGGCTGCTCAGCCTGGTGGCGGCCCCCGTCGCGGCCGCAGGAATCTGGGCCTACACCTCCTATCGGATCGATCGCGTCTCCTACGAGGCCTCGATGCGCGCCGTCCAGGATCGCTAG
- a CDS encoding glycerol-3-phosphate dehydrogenase/oxidase, with amino-acid sequence MSLRENNIEKLAGGDHDVLILGGGINGAVCASALTTMGARVALIDRGDFAGETSQESSNLVWGGIKYLESVEFGLVRKLCVSRNQLIRTYPSSVKEVRFFTTLAAGFRWGRLSLYVGTLIYWLLGSFSTRGPRLLSKAQIRAEEPTINLEGMAGGFEYSDAYLVDNDARFVFNFIRAAIDHGGIVANYVESRGATRSEDGRWSTQACDLETGREFEIRSKVILNACGPYVDAHNTLTHQTGAHRHVFSKGVHLLVDRITPITRVLTFFADDGRLFFILPMGPKSCIGTTDTRVEELPAEITPEDRRFILDNANRLLDLEKPLTEADIIAERCGVRPLVIEVEGHDRDEGDWTSLSRKHAIEANMEESHISIFGGKLTDCLNVGEEVAELVSELGVALPYRGMPWYGEPPDEVRSEYFHQAILMRLDAMTAPESSELLSTRLWRRYGASALRLLEDIREEPAMAEVLIKGTEYIRAEIHHAARREMIVKLEDFLRRRSKIALIERTEMIRNAPGLMEACRILFGSAAEDRIQEYFERSEGNA; translated from the coding sequence ATGAGTCTGCGAGAAAACAACATCGAGAAGCTCGCTGGGGGCGATCATGACGTGCTGATCCTCGGCGGCGGCATCAACGGCGCGGTTTGCGCTTCGGCCCTCACCACGATGGGCGCCCGCGTCGCGCTGATCGATCGGGGCGATTTCGCAGGGGAGACCAGCCAGGAATCCTCGAATCTCGTCTGGGGCGGGATCAAGTATCTCGAGAGCGTCGAGTTCGGGCTCGTGCGGAAACTCTGCGTCTCGCGCAATCAGCTGATCCGCACGTATCCGTCCAGCGTGAAGGAGGTGCGCTTCTTCACGACCCTTGCGGCGGGTTTCCGCTGGGGGCGCCTCAGCTTGTATGTCGGGACCCTCATCTACTGGTTGTTGGGAAGCTTCTCTACGCGGGGCCCGCGATTGCTGAGCAAGGCCCAGATTCGTGCCGAGGAGCCGACGATCAATCTCGAAGGAATGGCCGGAGGCTTCGAATATTCCGACGCCTATCTGGTCGACAACGATGCGCGCTTCGTCTTCAACTTCATCCGCGCCGCGATCGACCACGGCGGCATCGTCGCGAACTACGTCGAATCCAGAGGTGCGACCCGTTCGGAGGATGGTCGTTGGTCGACTCAGGCGTGCGATCTCGAAACCGGCCGGGAGTTCGAGATCCGCTCGAAGGTCATCTTGAACGCGTGCGGCCCATACGTGGACGCCCACAACACGCTCACCCATCAGACGGGAGCCCACCGCCACGTATTCTCGAAGGGCGTGCATCTCCTGGTCGACCGGATTACTCCCATCACCCGGGTGCTGACGTTCTTCGCCGATGACGGGCGCCTCTTCTTCATCCTGCCGATGGGTCCGAAGTCCTGCATCGGCACGACGGATACCCGCGTGGAAGAGCTTCCGGCCGAAATCACGCCTGAAGACCGGCGCTTCATTCTCGACAATGCGAATCGGCTCCTCGATCTCGAGAAGCCGCTTACGGAGGCCGACATCATCGCGGAACGCTGCGGTGTGCGACCCCTGGTCATCGAGGTAGAGGGGCACGACCGCGACGAGGGGGACTGGACTTCGCTCTCACGCAAGCACGCGATCGAGGCGAACATGGAGGAGAGCCACATCAGCATCTTCGGTGGCAAGCTCACGGATTGCCTGAACGTTGGCGAAGAAGTCGCCGAACTCGTGAGTGAGCTTGGCGTGGCGCTTCCCTACCGCGGCATGCCTTGGTACGGCGAACCGCCGGACGAGGTGCGCAGCGAGTACTTTCATCAGGCCATCCTCATGCGCCTCGATGCGATGACGGCGCCCGAATCCTCGGAGCTGCTGAGTACGCGTCTCTGGCGGCGCTACGGCGCCAGCGCTCTGCGGTTGCTCGAAGACATCCGCGAGGAGCCGGCCATGGCCGAGGTACTGATCAAGGGGACCGAGTACATCCGCGCCGAGATCCACCACGCCGCTCGCCGAGAGATGATCGTCAAGCTGGAGGACTTCCTCAGGCGCCGAAGCAAGATCGCACTCATCGAGAGGACCGAGATGATCCGGAATGCGCCCGGTCTGATGGAGGCCTGTCGCATTCTCTTCGGCTCTGCAGCCGAGGACCGGATCCAGGAGTACTTCGAGAGGAGCGAAGGGAATGCATGA
- a CDS encoding sulfatase → MAFGLGTLTLLCIAGVMASPRPADTTHRDILLITVDTLRPDHMGLYGYARPTTPHLDEWFREGLVYERAYSAEANTPVSVTSFLSGQLPQEHGVRMFYQLLPDGVPLIPDLLPDAYQSAAFVSNTVLTDEAIGFASHFDHYDDFVGDREGIRNIYQRTAEDTTTAALKWLASKRDPNRPLFLWIHYVDPHGPYDPPPSWKRSFRHDTPIEIDLNRVLSYQRIEGVTDGLTYVDLYDEEIAYTDREVDRFLRGYGERRKIDDALVVFTADHGESMMEHLAWFKHGYHVWDEIVRVPLMLRGPGVRPGRSKALSSGIDVFGTILGFSGIDVSGRGHDLLKPDEIPPGREVYTEATWKKNQRRAAIVGAIKWVVILPIGGGQPKGGFWLDLEKDPHELKKRPWPTGITPAESLFALIRSDPDPGGLPDAYAKGRKLSAPKVAPGVNEEQMERLRALGYAE, encoded by the coding sequence ATGGCCTTCGGGCTGGGGACGCTCACCCTCCTGTGCATCGCTGGCGTCATGGCCTCGCCACGACCCGCTGATACGACACACCGCGACATCCTCCTCATCACCGTCGATACCCTCCGCCCGGATCACATGGGCCTGTATGGATACGCTCGGCCCACCACGCCGCATCTCGACGAGTGGTTTCGTGAGGGGCTCGTCTACGAACGCGCATACTCAGCCGAAGCCAACACCCCGGTGAGCGTCACCAGCTTTCTAAGCGGGCAATTGCCTCAAGAGCACGGTGTCCGGATGTTCTACCAGCTCCTTCCGGACGGGGTCCCGCTGATTCCCGACCTCCTGCCCGACGCCTACCAGAGCGCCGCGTTCGTCTCGAACACCGTACTCACCGATGAGGCGATCGGTTTCGCCAGCCATTTCGACCACTACGATGATTTCGTCGGGGATAGGGAGGGTATACGCAACATCTACCAGCGAACTGCCGAGGATACGACGACTGCGGCTCTCAAGTGGCTGGCATCGAAGCGCGACCCGAATCGCCCGCTCTTTCTCTGGATTCACTACGTCGACCCGCACGGCCCCTACGATCCTCCTCCGAGCTGGAAGCGAAGCTTCCGCCATGACACTCCGATCGAGATCGACCTCAACCGGGTGCTCAGCTACCAGCGCATCGAGGGCGTGACCGACGGTCTCACCTACGTCGACCTCTACGACGAGGAGATTGCCTACACCGACCGTGAAGTCGATCGATTCCTGCGAGGATACGGAGAGCGCCGGAAGATCGACGACGCGCTCGTCGTCTTCACCGCCGACCATGGCGAGAGCATGATGGAGCACTTGGCTTGGTTCAAACACGGGTATCACGTATGGGATGAGATCGTTCGGGTTCCTCTCATGCTGCGAGGGCCAGGTGTCCGCCCCGGTCGATCCAAAGCGCTCAGCTCAGGGATCGACGTGTTCGGGACCATCCTGGGTTTTTCCGGCATCGACGTTTCGGGCCGGGGCCATGACCTCCTCAAACCGGACGAGATCCCCCCTGGAAGGGAGGTCTACACGGAAGCGACCTGGAAGAAGAACCAGCGCCGGGCGGCGATCGTCGGCGCGATCAAGTGGGTCGTCATCCTGCCGATCGGAGGAGGGCAGCCGAAAGGTGGTTTCTGGCTCGATCTCGAGAAAGACCCCCACGAGCTGAAGAAGCGTCCGTGGCCGACCGGAATCACACCCGCCGAAAGCTTGTTCGCGTTGATCCGCTCGGATCCCGACCCGGGCGGCCTTCCGGATGCCTACGCGAAGGGCCGGAAACTCTCGGCGCCGAAAGTCGCGCCAGGCGTGAACGAAGAACAGATGGAACGGTTGCGGGCGCTCGGCTACGCGGAATAG